The nucleotide sequence GAGTGCAGCTGTTCGTGCGTAGCGAAAAAGAAAAGTCGCGATCATATTCAAACCCGTCATCAAACCGGTCTTGGCGGAGGCTGGAGATTCCAGCGGGTATTCAGCAATATCAACCCCGAGTTTGCGGCGTTAATACGCGCATCCGATGCTCCCGGCGGTTCCCGTGACTATACGGTGCGCGCCCTGAAACCTGCAATCGAGTTGGCTGCACCACCCAGCTACCAGAATATTACTGAGCAGCGCTAAATGACGTGCCGCCGATGGTGCGCAGGCCGATCTGCAGCATGATGCGGTGATCGGTGACGGGACTCGTGTAGCTCTTCGAGGTATACGCGTAGTCCGTGATGTAGTTGGCCGCGATGATGAAGCAGTCGTCTACGTAGCCCGCGCCCACGATGTACTGATTGACCGTCTGGTTAGCGATGTCGTAGCGCAGTGCGCCCGACAGCATCCAGTTGGTGGCTACCTTGATCGATCCGGTGGCCACGACGCCTTCGCGGCGCGTGAGGAAGCCGAGTTCAGGTTGTGCGTCGTAATTGCCGTACAGCAGGCTCACCCCGAAGCGGTCGAAACTAGCCCGGCCTTCGAGTTCGAAACGCCGCACAGTTCCCGTTGCCTCGTCGAGCCGGGTGCGGGCGATCAGACTGTAAATTCTGTTGGGTTGATAGGCGATGCGAGCGACATAGTCGGAGCGGGCGGTTTCAAGGCCACTGCCGATGCCGGTGTTGGTGGGATCCTGCACGGCGAACGAGTTCAGGCCGAACAGTTGATAGGACTGTCCGAACAACACATTGACGAAGCCGCCACGGTCGAACTGCGTCGTCGCCTGGACGCCGACATTGGCGCGGCCGCCGCCTTCGACGCGATCGTAGCCGGAGAATTTATCGACGCGGAACAGATTGCTGTCGTCAAACGTGAAGCTCTGTGCGTCTTCGTTGGGAAGGCGGCCGGCGCTCGGTTCGTTCGGCCGGATGATCAACTGGCCGATCGGTTCGATCGTCGTCGTGCCCCATGGCTGCACGTTGATGAATGGATAGCGATACTCGAGTCCGACCGTCGGCATTAGGCGCGCTGTCTGCGTCGAGCCGATCGGCAGGTAATTGGAAACGCCAGGCTGGTTGTCGATGTTGGCGCTGATCACGTCACCGCGCAGCGACGCGAACGGCGTGAAGATCTGCCCGATGGAATCGGTGAACGACCGGCGCCATTCCACCTCGGCCGTCAGCCGCGTGTAGTCGCCGGGAATACCGCGCAGGAGGCATTGCGATCGGGTTCTCGCCAGCGGGTCGGCCGAGGTCGGCAGGCAATACCCAGCGGCGAATGCTGTCGGGTTGATCGCGTCAAATGAGGCGGTCTGGCGGCTCAGGCTGGTGAAGTTTGCCTTATAGCTGAACTCGCCGCCGAGAACGTTGCGGTTGAGCACGTTGGAATAATCGATCACCGGATGAACGATCGGAATTGTGCTTTGATCGTCGGCGGCCGAATAGCCGAGGAAGTGCATCACGCGCGCGTCGAAATAACTGCGGTTGCCGACGCCGGTGAGATAGATCTGCGACAAGCCCGTATCGGGCGTCAGCAGGAATGCGTTAAGCGCGTTCTTGTACGGGCCCAAGCCGTAGTCAAAGAAGAACGATTTATCCGAGACGGCGACCGCATCCCAGCCCCAGACCCATTTGTCGTTCAACGCGAACTGGCCTTTGGTATCAATGCCGCCGCGGAACTCGCGATCGCCGGGTTCGCCGTTGAACTGCTTTTGATCGTTCTGGCGAATGCCATAGCCACGGATTTCGTAAGCGCCATTGATCAGGCGCTGACGGAATTCGCCCTGCAACAACAGGCCCTGCTTGGTGGTGTAGCGCGGCGACACGGTCGCGTCATAGTCTGGAGCCAACGCGAAGTAATAGGGCACCTCGATGCCGACACCGTAGCGCGTGCTCGACGAATAGTTCGGAATCAGGAAGCCGCTCTTGCGCTTGACCGTCGGGTCCGGCGTCGAGAAGAACGGCAGATACGCGATCGGCTGGCCGAAGAATTCGAGGCGCGCGTCCTCGAAGTACAGCATCTTCTCGGTCTGGTTGTGGATGATGCGCGCACCCTTGACCTGCCACAGCGGCGGTTTCTTCGGATTGTCCTTACAGGCTGCGCAGGCAGTGTAGACGCCGTTCTGGAAAATCGTGACCTCGCCGCCGGTGCGATCCGCGCGCGTCGCCGCCATGCGGGTCTGATCGGCGGTGTCGAGCCGCAGCGAATCGACGAAGCCGTCACGGTAATCGTCCGACAGGTCGAGCAGGTTGGCGTAGGTGATCTTGCCGTCAGGGTCGGTCAACCGGACGTTGCCTTCGGCATGCAGGCGCTTGGTCTTCTGGTCATAGATGACCTTGTCGGCCTCGAGCGTCGATCCGTTGTAGTAGATCTGGACGCTGCCGACCGCCGAGACACGCGAATTGTTGTAGTCGTAATTGACCTCCGCGGCCTGCACGAGCATCTGCCCGTCATTGGCCTGCTGGGCCGGCTTCTGCTTGGGCGGCTTGGGCGGCTGGGGATTGTATCGGAAGGATTGCTGGGCCGACGCGGGTGTCACACCCGCGTTGCCGAAGCCGGCTGCCAGGCCAAGCCCCAGAACTGCAGACATGACCAAGCTTTGACGGCGCAAGCGAATGCGCCGCCTGAACGCAGGCGTCCGTCCTTGGAGGGCGGCGACAACGGCCACTACCCGTCCTCCTGGTACAGCAAAGCCAAAAATCCCGAGA is from Afipia massiliensis and encodes:
- a CDS encoding LPS-assembly protein LptD, whose protein sequence is MAVVAALQGRTPAFRRRIRLRRQSLVMSAVLGLGLAAGFGNAGVTPASAQQSFRYNPQPPKPPKQKPAQQANDGQMLVQAAEVNYDYNNSRVSAVGSVQIYYNGSTLEADKVIYDQKTKRLHAEGNVRLTDPDGKITYANLLDLSDDYRDGFVDSLRLDTADQTRMAATRADRTGGEVTIFQNGVYTACAACKDNPKKPPLWQVKGARIIHNQTEKMLYFEDARLEFFGQPIAYLPFFSTPDPTVKRKSGFLIPNYSSSTRYGVGIEVPYYFALAPDYDATVSPRYTTKQGLLLQGEFRQRLINGAYEIRGYGIRQNDQKQFNGEPGDREFRGGIDTKGQFALNDKWVWGWDAVAVSDKSFFFDYGLGPYKNALNAFLLTPDTGLSQIYLTGVGNRSYFDARVMHFLGYSAADDQSTIPIVHPVIDYSNVLNRNVLGGEFSYKANFTSLSRQTASFDAINPTAFAAGYCLPTSADPLARTRSQCLLRGIPGDYTRLTAEVEWRRSFTDSIGQIFTPFASLRGDVISANIDNQPGVSNYLPIGSTQTARLMPTVGLEYRYPFINVQPWGTTTIEPIGQLIIRPNEPSAGRLPNEDAQSFTFDDSNLFRVDKFSGYDRVEGGGRANVGVQATTQFDRGGFVNVLFGQSYQLFGLNSFAVQDPTNTGIGSGLETARSDYVARIAYQPNRIYSLIARTRLDEATGTVRRFELEGRASFDRFGVSLLYGNYDAQPELGFLTRREGVVATGSIKVATNWMLSGALRYDIANQTVNQYIVGAGYVDDCFIIAANYITDYAYTSKSYTSPVTDHRIMLQIGLRTIGGTSFSAAQ